In a genomic window of Bacillus rossius redtenbacheri isolate Brsri chromosome 4 unlocalized genomic scaffold, Brsri_v3 Brsri_v3_scf4_2, whole genome shotgun sequence:
- the LOC134542254 gene encoding facilitated trehalose transporter Tret1-like — protein MKPSLTGGREDGLAAETRVPAEQRASTKTFSTALPQVLATSAKNLLLTGYGMTLGFPTIVIPALRADPAANMTALNDTHDPLLLSEEQISWFSSINLICVPVGCMVSGVLTQPLGRKRSMMLVNIPFLIAWLMFHYASSVAMLYTSLVLTGLGGGLLEAPVLTYVAEITQPHLRGMLSATSSMCVILGVFIQFIMGTLMTWRTVAAVNVTFPLIAFVSLCFVPESPHWLISKDRLEDAERSLCWLRGCVEPPAVKEEFQAVVESLRGKQPPDAGGRPPSWFSCNWRSYTKGTFLKPYLLVALGFFVGNFSGMTTLQTYAISIFSALGAPVDKYVAAVYLGLVELAGTLVCVVLVHWTGKRPLTFVSTVGNGLCFSVVATYAYLLHRDSSAVIETNPYSWIPLSFLMGAAFLSHLGIRLLPWILIGEVYPPEVRGVASGASGSIGYIFGFAANKVYFSMLHTLTLQGLFYLYGLTSFLGCLVLYYTLPETEGRTLLEIEEHFAGKRNLLTEKTKRQARDAEKWAAANPALVNEDMVSYF, from the exons CGGCGGCCGGGAGGACGGCCTGGCAGCAGAGACGCGAGTCCCCGCCGAGCAGCGGGCCAGCACCAAGACCTTCAGCACGGCGCTCCCGCAG GTGCTGGCCACCTCGGCCAAGAACCTGCTGCTCACGGGCTACGGCATGACGCTCGGCTTCCCCACCATCGTGATCCCGGCGCTGAGGGCCGACCCCGCCGCCAACATGACCGCCCTCAACGACACCCACGACCCGCTGCTGCTGTCCGAGGAGCAGATCTCGTGGTTCA GCAGCATCAACCTGATATGCGTGCCGGTGGGCTGCATGGTGTCGGGAGTGCTGACGCAGCCGCTCGGCAGGAAGCGCTCCATGATGCTGGTGAACATCCCGTTCCTGATCGCCTGGCTCATGTTCCACTACGCCTCATCGGTCGCCATGCTGTACACCAGCCTTGTGCTCACGGGCCTGGGCGGAGGCCTGCTCGAAGCGCCG gtacTAACATACGTAGCAGAAATTACACAACCTCACCTTCGAGGGATGCTGTCTGCAACTTCCTCGATGTGCGTGATCTTGGGAGTGTTCATCCAGTTCATAATGGGCACTCTGATGACGTGGAGGACAGTGGCCGCTGTCAACGTCACGTTCCCTTTGATTGCCTTCGTGAGCCTGTGCTTCGTGCCGGAGAGCCCGCACTGGCTCATCA GCAAGGACCGGCTGGAGGACGCGGAGAGGTCCCTGTGCTGGCTACGGGGCTGCGTGGAGCCCCCCGCGGTGAAGGAGGAGTTCCAGGCCGTGGTGGAGTCCCTGCGGGGGAAGCAGCCCCCCGACGCGGGCGGGCGCCCCCCCTCCTGGTTCTCCTGCAACTGGAGGAGCTACACCAAGGGCACGTTCCTCAAGCCCTACCTGCTGGTGGCCCTCGGCTTCTTCGTCGGCAACTTCTCGGGCATGACCACGCTGCAGACGTACGCCATCAGCATCTTCTCCGCGCTGGGCGCCCCCGTCGACAAGTACGTGGCGGCCGTGTACCTGGGACTGGTGGAGCTGGCCGGAACCCTCGTCTGCGTGGTGCTGGTGCACTGGACGGGCAAGCGGCCGCTCACCTTCGTCTCCACCGTGGGCAACGGGTTGTGCTTCAGCGTGGTCGCCACCTACGCCTACCTGCTCCACAGGGACTCCTCGGCGGTGATCGAGACCAACCCCTACTCCTGGATCCCCCTCTCCTTCCTGATGGGGGCCGCCTTCCTGTCGCACCTGGGCATCCGGCTGCTCCCCTGGATCCTCATCGGGGAGGTGTACCCCCCCGAAGTTCGCGGAGTGGCCAGCGGGGCCTCGGGATCCATCGGCTACATCTTCGGCTTCGCCGCCAACAAGGTGTACTTCTCCATGCTGCACACGCTCACCCTGCAGGGCCTGTTCTACCTGTACGGCCTCACCAGCTTCCTGGGCTGCCTGGTGCTGTACTACACCCTGCCCGAGACGGAGGGCCGGACCCTGCTGGAGATAGAGGAGCACTTTGCCGGCAAGAGGAACCTGCTGACGGAGAAGACCAAGCGGCAGGCGCGCGATGCCGAGAAGTGGGCCGCCGCCAATCCTGCCTTGGTTAACGAGGACATGGTGTCTTACTTCTGA